In Lycorma delicatula isolate Av1 chromosome 10, ASM4794821v1, whole genome shotgun sequence, a genomic segment contains:
- the LOC142331122 gene encoding cuticle protein CP14.6-like — protein sequence MIALVLLAVVLGVCSAQIAPAPVVGSPYYKPAAAAYAGQYPQAYAAILRQNQDVSFDGSFNYGFETENGIASQASGILQNPGTEIEAQVQSGSYSYTSPDGTPITVNWVADENGFRADGAHIPQPSPEIQRSVQYNLAQAAAAPVIPGAAAPFRYPSIPAIARTK from the exons ATGATCGCTTTG GTATTGTTAGCTGTCGTTTTGGGAGTATGCAGTGCTCAAATCGCTCCAGCCCCAGTGGTAGGCTCACCGTACTATAAGCCAGCCGCAGCAGCTTATGCCGGCCAATATCCTCAGGCATATGCCGCCATTCTCAGACAGAACCAGGATGTAAGCTTCGATGGATCTTTTAACTACgg ATTCGAAACCGAAAATGGAATTGCATCACAAGCTAGCGGAATCCTTCAGAATCCAGGTACTGAAATCGAAGCGCAAGTACAATCCGGTTCATACAGTTACACATCACCAGACGGTACCCCAATCACAGTCAACTGGGTCGCCGATGAAAACGGTTTCCGTGCTGACGGCGCACACATCCCACAACCATCACCCGAAATTCAACGATCTGTCCAGTACAATCTTGCTCAAGCCGCCGCCGCACCAGTAATCCCAGGCGCAGCTGCACCTTTCAGATATCCTTCAATCCCAGCCATCGccagaacaaaataa